The following proteins are encoded in a genomic region of Coregonus clupeaformis isolate EN_2021a chromosome 14, ASM2061545v1, whole genome shotgun sequence:
- the LOC121581309 gene encoding probable G-protein coupled receptor 141: MSYFKFSLFHISGHQGERVGNESNTSVDNGIPKSYRDALLSIYTIVLIGGTISMSLMINIIKSNVRSVTTTAVLNLIVVHFLFLLTVPFRLYFYVAGKWHLGPNFCKVVSAMIHAHMYLAFVFYAIILVIHYLSFFRRSRQVEFYRRLHALGASAAVWALMLIVVVPLTAVKYGSSTDNNTTTNDDQCFNFRRIFDEKHTVAVLNYILCALIIVVTLAPACCQVLILDCVYRTHKAMIFSQQEFWAQIKSLCFMLVIIVCFNPYNAFRIYYKRVK, from the coding sequence ATGTCTTACTTCAAATTCTCCTTATTTCACATTTCAGGACACCAAGGGGAGAGGGTGGGGAATGAGAGCAATACATCTGTCGACAATGGTATACCTAAATCATACAGAGATGCATTGCTGTCAATATACACTATTGTGCTCATTGGAGGGACCATCAGCATGTCCCTCATGATCAACATCATCAAGTCCAACGTCCGCTCGGTGACCACTACAGCTGTTCTGAACCTGATCGTGGtccacttcctcttcctcctgaCCGTGCCCTTTCGCCTTTATTTCTACGTTGCCGGCAAGTGGCATCTTGGTCCTAACTTCTGCAAGGTGGTCAGTGCCATGATCCACGCCCACATGTACTTAGCCTTCGTCTTCTACGCGATCATTCTGGTGATCCACTACCTGAGTTTCTTCAGGAGGTCCAGGCAGGTGGAGTTCTACAGGAGGCTTCATGCCCTGGGGGCCAGTGCTGCTGTCTGGGCCCTCATGCTCATTGTGGTGGTCCCTTTGACTGCTGTGAAGTATGGATCATCTACAGATAATAACACAACAACCAATGACGACCAGTGCTTCAATTTCAGAAGGATCTTTGATGAGAAACATACTGTGGCTGTGCTGAACTACATCCTCTGTGCTCTCATCATCGTGGTTACATTGGCCCCGGCCTGTTGCCAAGTGTTGATTTTGGACTGTGTGTACAGAACTCACAAGGCGATGATCTTCTCTCAACAGGAGTTTTGGGCTCAGATCAAAAGTCTTTGCTTTATGCTGGTCATTATAGTATGCTTTAATCCATACAATGCATTCAGGATTTACTAT